A genomic segment from candidate division KSB1 bacterium encodes:
- a CDS encoding sigma 54-interacting transcriptional regulator, which translates to MKSAYDKLRPEQLQLIQRLTSMLAARTDEEDILDAMLSELMQETSAEVGAFVHYDAVQDSFTPRKCKTLPPQDPSAVAFSQTVFRRVVESRDAVLSFDVQAEEDYQARQSVVLNEIHAVLAFPLIIQGRVYGIVYFDSRRSRQRFNESTCQFLSLFAPIASLALEQMLRSQEIKRENVVLRHQMARVFQIPAIVGESPPMQRLFELISKVSAADVPVIIMGENGTGKDLVAQAIHNLSARKDKPFLAQYIGNIPATILESELFGYKRGAFTGAHTDKIGIFEAVNGGTLFLDEIGELSIELQIKLLRVLQNQEIKRLGENTVRRVDVRILAATNKDLVALVKSGQFREDLYYRLNVISIVVPPLRERKADIPLLLNHFLQRQKSGRQLRFSPAALKKLMAYDWPGNVRQLENIVKRAAVLANGEVIESDDIQFDELEPPFTGTLEEYKNKLILARLQEFKGNKTRAARSLGISLRSLQAKAKELGF; encoded by the coding sequence CTGATGCAGGAAACCAGCGCGGAGGTCGGCGCCTTTGTTCACTATGATGCCGTGCAGGACAGCTTCACGCCCAGGAAGTGCAAGACCCTGCCCCCCCAGGACCCCTCGGCTGTGGCGTTCTCCCAGACGGTTTTTCGCCGGGTGGTGGAAAGTCGGGACGCGGTGCTCTCCTTCGATGTGCAGGCGGAGGAAGATTATCAGGCGCGGCAAAGCGTGGTGCTCAATGAAATTCACGCCGTGCTCGCTTTCCCGCTCATCATCCAGGGGCGGGTTTACGGGATCGTCTATTTCGACAGCCGCCGCAGCCGGCAGCGTTTCAACGAATCGACCTGCCAGTTTCTTTCTTTGTTTGCTCCGATCGCCTCGCTGGCGCTGGAGCAGATGCTGCGCAGCCAGGAGATCAAGCGCGAAAATGTCGTGCTGCGCCATCAGATGGCACGGGTGTTTCAGATTCCCGCCATCGTGGGCGAGTCCCCGCCGATGCAGCGCCTGTTCGAGCTGATCAGCAAAGTGTCGGCGGCGGATGTTCCGGTGATTATCATGGGAGAGAATGGCACGGGCAAGGATCTGGTGGCGCAGGCCATTCACAATCTCAGCGCGCGCAAGGACAAACCATTCCTGGCCCAGTACATCGGCAACATTCCCGCCACGATTCTGGAGAGCGAACTGTTCGGCTACAAGCGCGGCGCCTTCACCGGCGCGCACACCGACAAAATCGGGATCTTTGAAGCGGTCAACGGCGGCACGCTTTTTCTCGACGAAATCGGCGAGCTCAGCATCGAGCTGCAAATCAAACTGCTGCGCGTGTTGCAAAACCAGGAGATCAAGCGCCTGGGGGAGAACACCGTGCGCCGGGTCGATGTGCGCATTCTGGCGGCAACCAACAAGGATCTGGTGGCGCTGGTCAAGAGCGGGCAGTTCCGCGAAGATTTGTATTACCGTCTGAATGTGATCAGCATTGTCGTGCCGCCCCTGCGCGAGCGCAAAGCGGACATTCCCCTGCTGCTCAACCATTTCCTGCAGCGGCAAAAGTCCGGGCGCCAACTGCGCTTCAGCCCCGCGGCCCTGAAAAAGCTGATGGCCTACGACTGGCCCGGCAACGTCCGACAACTGGAAAACATCGTCAAACGCGCGGCGGTGCTGGCCAATGGCGAGGTGATCGAGAGCGACGACATCCAATTCGACGAGCTGGAGCCCCCTTTCACCGGCACGCTGGAGGAATACAAGAACAAACTCATCCTCGCGCGCCTGCAGGAATTCAAGGGCAACAAAACCCGGGCCGCGAGAAGCCTCGGCATCTCCCTGCGCTCGCTGCAGGCCAAGGCCAAGGAGCTGGGATTTTAG